From Haloarcula hispanica ATCC 33960, the proteins below share one genomic window:
- a CDS encoding MogA/MoaB family molybdenum cofactor biosynthesis protein, producing MGHDHDEAASDSEAGHEHAEHGHDSDHDHSHGEHDYDAHDDHHAHDAEGVEIGVLTVSTSRTLDDDPAGNIIAAACEDAGHEIAERRLVADEMDAIEDAVAALLDDGVDVVLTTGGTGLTPDDVTVDAIEPLFDRPVPGFGELFRWLSYEEVGPMAMASRATAGVVDDRLVFCLPGSENAARTGAEKLVAPAVGHLLGLVRR from the coding sequence ATGGGACACGACCATGACGAGGCAGCCAGCGACAGCGAGGCGGGCCACGAACACGCAGAGCACGGCCATGACAGTGACCACGACCACAGTCATGGAGAGCACGACTACGACGCCCACGACGACCATCACGCCCACGACGCCGAAGGGGTTGAAATAGGGGTCCTCACGGTCTCGACCTCGCGAACGCTGGACGACGACCCTGCCGGCAACATCATCGCCGCGGCCTGCGAGGACGCGGGCCACGAAATCGCCGAGCGCCGCCTCGTCGCGGACGAGATGGACGCTATCGAAGACGCTGTCGCCGCCCTGCTAGATGACGGCGTCGACGTGGTTCTGACGACCGGCGGGACCGGCCTCACGCCCGACGACGTGACCGTCGACGCCATCGAACCGTTGTTCGACCGGCCGGTTCCCGGCTTCGGGGAACTGTTCCGCTGGCTCTCATACGAGGAGGTCGGGCCGATGGCGATGGCGTCGCGAGCGACCGCCGGCGTCGTCGATGACCGACTGGTGTTTTGCCTGCCCGGGAGCGAGAACGCTGCCCGAACGGGCGCGGAGAAACTCGTCGCGCCAGCCG
- a CDS encoding TRAM domain-containing protein produces MATDSDLHCLFTASVEEQNDSYVVEIPKQEVELGTLAPETLYRIALFQSAASAPTPQSQSHSSPEPRSNSQSEPEPQSNSQSKSETQSDSRSDGRSREPEFAPSSPPVAEGETRVVEIENIGDKGDGVARIDGGYVVIVSDADVGERLRVEMDQVRENVAFAEVVERLPYYE; encoded by the coding sequence ATGGCGACCGATTCAGATCTTCACTGTCTCTTTACGGCTTCCGTCGAGGAGCAGAACGACTCGTACGTGGTCGAGATTCCGAAACAAGAAGTCGAACTGGGAACGCTGGCCCCCGAGACGCTGTACCGGATTGCACTGTTCCAGTCGGCGGCTTCGGCACCCACTCCCCAGTCACAGTCTCATTCCAGTCCCGAGCCTCGGTCTAATTCCCAATCGGAGCCCGAGCCTCAGTCCAATTCCCAATCCAAGTCTGAGACCCAGTCCGATTCCCGGTCCGACGGGCGGAGCAGGGAACCGGAGTTCGCACCGTCGTCCCCGCCAGTTGCCGAGGGTGAAACGCGCGTGGTCGAGATCGAAAACATCGGCGACAAAGGCGACGGGGTCGCGCGTATCGACGGCGGGTACGTCGTCATCGTCTCTGACGCAGATGTCGGGGAGCGTCTCCGCGTCGAGATGGATCAGGTCCGCGAGAACGTGGCCTTCGCGGAGGTCGTCGAGCGCCTGCCGTACTACGAGTAA
- a CDS encoding DUF5783 family protein: MTEFDAEKFDEKYVHYFEELETAYSNAYQELHGQYDSEVLRGIDRQILSESEPVYEGDGTFSIRLPDDTAARAQSLPGDEATFDTVLSAFTDAIERELCRLFEFE; the protein is encoded by the coding sequence ATGACCGAGTTCGACGCCGAGAAGTTCGACGAGAAGTACGTCCACTACTTCGAGGAGCTCGAAACGGCGTATTCGAACGCGTACCAGGAGCTACACGGGCAGTACGATTCCGAGGTCCTTCGCGGGATCGACCGGCAGATTCTCAGCGAGAGCGAGCCGGTGTACGAGGGGGACGGGACGTTCAGCATCCGGCTGCCCGACGACACTGCGGCGCGTGCACAGTCTCTCCCGGGCGACGAAGCGACGTTCGACACAGTGCTGTCGGCGTTCACCGACGCCATCGAGCGCGAGCTCTGTCGGCTGTTCGAGTTCGAGTAA
- a CDS encoding HD domain-containing protein — protein sequence MTQELGPLARTLSVPYYEDALPAHDQFHAKRVRDVALRLAGHCDGSVDRDVLAASAWLHDIGRPRERAGEIDDHDEWATAEAAQLLAAEDVKPDRIDRVKHCIRAHSIRASSPEPRTLEAKLLFDADKLDAAGARGLVRLACIVGERSGRTGKKYAVIDDTSDTDLESSDHPDITLLREWARERLDMLYTHPGRRLGRTRREFMDEFFTRFDGEIGGTREW from the coding sequence ATGACACAGGAACTTGGTCCCCTCGCTCGAACACTGTCGGTCCCGTACTACGAAGACGCCCTCCCAGCGCACGACCAGTTTCACGCCAAGCGAGTCCGAGACGTCGCGCTTCGGCTCGCGGGGCACTGCGACGGCTCGGTCGACCGGGATGTCCTTGCCGCGTCGGCGTGGCTCCACGATATTGGTCGGCCCCGGGAGCGGGCCGGTGAAATCGATGACCACGACGAATGGGCCACGGCGGAAGCCGCGCAACTACTCGCGGCCGAAGACGTGAAGCCCGACCGAATCGACCGTGTCAAACACTGTATCCGAGCACACAGTATCCGCGCGAGTTCTCCGGAGCCGAGAACGCTGGAGGCGAAACTCCTCTTCGATGCGGACAAACTGGACGCTGCCGGGGCACGCGGACTCGTCCGACTGGCCTGTATCGTCGGCGAGCGATCTGGGCGGACGGGTAAGAAATACGCTGTCATCGATGACACGTCAGATACTGACCTCGAATCGTCGGATCATCCGGATATCACGCTGCTTCGGGAATGGGCCCGAGAACGTCTAGATATGCTGTACACCCACCCCGGCCGCCGTCTCGGTCGGACTCGTCGGGAATTCATGGACGAGTTTTTCACTCGATTCGACGGTGAAATCGGGGGTACGCGGGAGTGGTAA
- a CDS encoding helix-turn-helix domain-containing protein has protein sequence MSGRMLAEVEVFGPRSCQVQPHADEEWSVSSVSRSATSGDADRVLEEFTLKGGDDHPGALQSELPNVDHVFAYDQRHVFQVSRAAEQGCVCERIEAAGCVVQKFTADTESIVVTFLVDDMPTLRDIVADLQSEGETVKLRRLLEDTSTETDQPVVLDRAKLTNRQREVLSQAHQMGYFEHPRDATAGDVAEALDISTSTFTEHLAAAQRKLLDDLLDSH, from the coding sequence ATGTCGGGCCGAATGCTCGCCGAGGTCGAAGTGTTCGGTCCTCGGTCCTGTCAAGTACAGCCACACGCTGACGAGGAGTGGTCAGTGTCGTCGGTCTCTCGGAGCGCAACGAGTGGCGATGCCGACCGCGTTCTCGAAGAGTTCACGCTCAAGGGCGGTGATGACCACCCGGGAGCGCTACAGAGCGAACTCCCGAATGTGGACCATGTCTTCGCTTACGACCAGCGACACGTCTTCCAGGTGTCCCGGGCGGCCGAACAGGGTTGTGTCTGTGAACGTATCGAAGCGGCCGGCTGTGTCGTCCAGAAGTTCACGGCGGATACCGAATCCATCGTTGTCACGTTTCTCGTCGACGATATGCCGACTCTGCGGGATATCGTTGCCGACCTCCAGTCGGAAGGCGAGACCGTCAAACTACGGCGGCTACTCGAAGACACGTCCACGGAGACGGATCAGCCGGTCGTGCTCGACCGCGCGAAACTGACCAATCGCCAGCGCGAGGTGCTGAGCCAGGCCCACCAGATGGGGTACTTCGAGCATCCGCGCGATGCGACTGCCGGCGACGTGGCCGAAGCGCTTGACATCTCCACCTCGACGTTCACCGAACATCTCGCCGCCGCCCAGCGGAAACTCCTCGACGACTTGCTTGACTCCCACTGA
- a CDS encoding QcrA and Rieske domain-containing protein — protein MIDYPKPDDDDEEQGDDCSCEGATGTSPTLYGDARAELRRRDFAKFLATVGGLTAVASLTAPLASTTQVFERGYKGPVYSDGIHLVDSEGERITEERLSEGEHITVFPEPRPGIEDAPTLLVRYAESDYGSDIAEGFTVSGYAAFSKVCTHAGCMVSDREDDLVVCPCHFGKFNVLEGAAVSGGPPGRPLPQLPITVTSDGFLVATGDFEGPVGPGGG, from the coding sequence ATGATAGACTATCCGAAACCCGATGACGACGACGAGGAACAGGGCGATGACTGCTCGTGTGAGGGGGCCACCGGTACGTCCCCGACGCTGTACGGGGACGCCCGCGCGGAACTCCGTCGCAGGGACTTCGCGAAGTTCCTCGCGACCGTCGGCGGCCTGACTGCCGTCGCCAGCCTCACCGCGCCGCTTGCCAGCACCACGCAGGTGTTCGAGCGGGGGTACAAGGGACCGGTGTACTCCGACGGCATCCACCTCGTCGACAGCGAGGGCGAGCGCATCACCGAGGAGCGACTCTCCGAAGGCGAACACATAACGGTCTTCCCGGAGCCCCGGCCCGGCATCGAGGATGCCCCGACGCTACTGGTACGCTACGCCGAGTCCGACTACGGCAGCGACATCGCAGAAGGGTTCACCGTCAGCGGGTACGCTGCCTTCTCGAAAGTGTGTACCCACGCCGGCTGTATGGTGTCGGACCGGGAGGACGACCTCGTCGTCTGCCCCTGTCACTTCGGGAAGTTCAACGTCCTGGAAGGGGCGGCGGTCAGTGGCGGCCCGCCGGGACGACCGCTCCCGCAGCTTCCGATCACGGTGACCAGCGACGGGTTCCTCGTCGCCACCGGGGACTTTGAGGGGCCAGTCGGCCCCGGAGGTGGATAA
- a CDS encoding cytochrome b encodes MSRAKAVYDWFDTRLDLENGQTFLGKAFPAEDSFLLGEVALFCFLLLILSGVFLGFFFEPSTSDVEYDGSVQKFQGEEMPEAFVSVLHITYDVPFGMFIRRLHHWAAHLFVASIGLHMLRVFFTGAYRNPREPNWIVGTGLAALSMGAAYTGYALPFDEFAATATSIGYNLTISIPLLGDFLGQVVFGGEFPSSATIPRLYFLHVLVIPAAIAVGLAVHMAILIRQKHTEAPRDGDVTGGRQSVDEEDDDIIIGLPAFPNQAAVSAVVFFVTAATLSALAGLLPVHNVAEYGPNDPAATPELIMPDWFLMWVYGFLKLLPQISFNVGPAHINGEFIGGIVLPGLVFAAVALWPFIDRTEPTHFTADPLDRAWQTGVGVAAVAFIMIASIAGMNNILADQVLGTTTNVVNPILTAALLVIPPVFGGITYLLLRDGEPTPSQEGDVAADGGAVDERTASTESEENG; translated from the coding sequence ATGTCCCGCGCCAAAGCCGTCTACGACTGGTTCGACACGCGCCTCGACCTGGAGAACGGCCAGACGTTCCTCGGCAAGGCGTTCCCGGCCGAGGACTCGTTCCTGCTGGGCGAGGTGGCGCTGTTCTGTTTCCTCCTCCTGATCCTGTCGGGGGTCTTCCTCGGGTTCTTTTTCGAGCCCTCGACCTCCGATGTGGAGTACGACGGCAGCGTCCAGAAGTTCCAGGGCGAGGAGATGCCCGAGGCGTTCGTCTCGGTGCTACATATCACCTACGATGTGCCGTTCGGGATGTTCATCCGCCGACTCCACCACTGGGCGGCCCACCTCTTCGTCGCCTCCATCGGATTGCACATGTTACGGGTGTTTTTCACCGGCGCGTACCGCAACCCCCGGGAGCCGAACTGGATCGTCGGCACCGGCCTGGCAGCGCTCTCGATGGGCGCGGCCTACACCGGCTACGCGCTGCCGTTCGACGAGTTCGCCGCCACAGCGACGAGTATCGGTTACAACCTCACGATATCCATACCCCTGTTAGGTGATTTCCTCGGCCAAGTGGTGTTCGGGGGTGAGTTCCCCAGCAGCGCCACCATCCCGCGGCTGTACTTCCTGCACGTTCTCGTGATACCGGCGGCTATCGCCGTGGGCTTAGCCGTCCACATGGCCATCCTCATCAGGCAGAAACACACCGAGGCCCCGCGGGACGGCGACGTGACCGGCGGCCGTCAGTCCGTCGACGAGGAGGACGACGACATCATCATCGGCCTGCCGGCGTTCCCGAACCAGGCCGCCGTCTCCGCGGTGGTGTTCTTCGTCACCGCGGCGACGCTGTCGGCACTTGCGGGCCTGCTCCCGGTCCACAACGTCGCTGAGTACGGCCCGAACGACCCCGCGGCCACGCCGGAACTCATCATGCCGGACTGGTTTCTGATGTGGGTGTACGGCTTCCTGAAGCTCCTGCCACAGATCAGCTTCAACGTCGGCCCGGCCCACATCAACGGGGAGTTCATCGGCGGCATCGTCCTCCCGGGGCTGGTGTTTGCCGCGGTCGCCCTCTGGCCGTTCATCGACCGGACGGAGCCGACTCACTTCACCGCGGACCCGCTGGACCGGGCCTGGCAGACCGGTGTGGGCGTGGCCGCCGTCGCGTTCATCATGATTGCCTCGATTGCGGGGATGAACAACATTCTCGCGGACCAGGTGCTCGGAACGACGACGAACGTGGTCAACCCCATCCTGACGGCGGCGCTGCTCGTCATCCCACCCGTCTTCGGCGGCATCACGTACCTACTGTTGCGGGACGGCGAGCCCACGCCGTCACAGGAGGGCGACGTAGCCGCTGACGGTGGTGCAGTAGACGAGAGAACGGCTAGCACCGAATCGGAGGAGAACGGATGA
- a CDS encoding nitrate reductase subunit alpha has protein sequence MSRNDLTDDETDSAGISRRDFVRGLGAASLLGATGLSFADDGMDGLEAVDDPIGSYPYRDWEDLYRDEWDWDSVARSTHSVNCTGSCSWNVYVKDGQVWREEQAGDYPTFDESLPDPNPRGCQKGACYTDYVNADQRVLHPLRRTGERGEGQWERISWDEALTEIADHVIDEVQAGRYDAISGFTPIPAMSPVSFASGSRLVNLLGGVSHSFYDWYSDLPPGQPITWGTQTDNAESADWHNSDYIIAWGSNINVTRIPDAKYFLDAGYEGAKRVGIFTDYSQTAIHTDEWLSPHGGSDTALALGMAQTIVDEGLHDEEHLKEQTDMPLLVREDTGKFLRASEVGLAEDADDPDKVFVMVDADGNLRRAPGSLGERDGQKDYSLSIELDFDPQLSVERSVDTDEGSVAVRSVWENLTDELSQYTPDVVHEETGVGTNTYQRVAREFAEADAAKIIHGKGVNDWYHNDLGNRAIQLLVTLTGNLGDPGTGLDHYVGQEKIWSFHGWKVLSFPTGNVRGVPTTLWTYFHAGILDNTDPDTAEKIRESIDKGWMPVYPEERENGSRPDPSTMFVWRGNYFNQAKGNVALEEQLWPKLDLVVDINFRMDSTAMYSDIVLPAASHYEKYDLSETDMHTYVHPFTPAVEPLGEAKTDWEIFRLLAEKIQERAQERGVEPIEDRKFDRTIDLTTIYDDYVRDWETGEEEGLVEDKAAAEFILEHSEETNPEGSDEQITFDDIDEQPQRFLEAGDHWSSDIKDGEAYVPWQDYVHDKNPWPTFTGRQQYYIDHDWYLELGEELPTHKEGPENTGGDYPLSYNTPHGRWSIHSTWRDDPKMLRLQRGEPVVYINPEDAEERGIEDGDTVEVYNDLGAVEVQAKIYPSSEPGTVRHFFSWEKFQYPDRDNFNTLVPMYMKPTQLVQYPEDTGEHLHFFPNYWGPTGVNSDVRVDVRPTGGDTE, from the coding sequence ATGAGTAGAAACGACCTGACTGACGACGAAACGGACAGTGCGGGAATCAGTCGCCGCGACTTCGTGCGCGGTCTCGGAGCCGCGTCGCTGCTTGGCGCGACGGGGCTGTCCTTCGCCGACGACGGCATGGACGGCCTCGAAGCGGTCGACGACCCCATCGGGTCGTATCCGTATCGGGACTGGGAGGACCTCTACCGCGACGAGTGGGACTGGGACTCCGTCGCCCGCTCGACCCACAGCGTCAACTGCACCGGCTCCTGTTCGTGGAACGTCTACGTCAAGGACGGCCAGGTCTGGCGCGAGGAACAGGCCGGCGACTACCCGACGTTCGACGAAAGCCTCCCCGACCCGAACCCGCGCGGGTGCCAGAAAGGGGCCTGTTACACGGACTACGTCAACGCCGACCAGCGCGTGCTCCACCCCTTGCGCCGCACCGGCGAGCGCGGCGAGGGCCAGTGGGAGCGGATTAGCTGGGACGAGGCGCTGACCGAAATCGCCGACCACGTCATCGACGAGGTGCAGGCGGGCCGGTACGACGCCATCTCCGGGTTCACGCCGATTCCGGCGATGAGCCCGGTGTCGTTCGCCTCCGGCTCCCGCCTCGTCAATCTGCTGGGCGGCGTCTCGCATAGCTTCTACGACTGGTACTCGGACCTCCCCCCGGGACAGCCGATCACCTGGGGCACCCAGACGGACAACGCCGAATCCGCCGACTGGCACAACTCTGACTACATCATCGCCTGGGGGTCGAACATCAACGTCACGCGCATCCCCGACGCGAAGTACTTCCTCGACGCCGGCTACGAGGGCGCAAAGCGGGTCGGTATCTTCACCGACTACTCCCAGACGGCCATCCACACCGACGAGTGGCTCTCGCCCCACGGCGGCAGCGACACCGCGCTCGCGCTGGGCATGGCCCAGACCATCGTCGACGAGGGGCTGCACGACGAGGAACACCTCAAAGAGCAGACCGACATGCCGCTGCTCGTCCGGGAGGACACCGGCAAGTTCCTCCGGGCGAGCGAGGTCGGCCTCGCCGAGGACGCCGACGACCCGGACAAGGTGTTCGTCATGGTCGACGCCGACGGCAACCTCCGTCGTGCACCCGGTTCGCTCGGCGAGCGGGACGGCCAGAAGGACTACTCGTTAAGTATCGAACTCGACTTCGACCCGCAGCTCTCGGTCGAGCGTAGTGTCGACACCGACGAGGGCAGCGTCGCGGTCCGGTCGGTCTGGGAGAACCTCACTGACGAACTCAGTCAGTACACGCCGGACGTTGTCCACGAAGAGACCGGCGTTGGGACGAACACCTACCAGCGGGTCGCCCGCGAGTTCGCCGAGGCCGACGCCGCGAAAATCATCCACGGCAAGGGCGTCAACGATTGGTACCACAACGACCTGGGCAACCGCGCCATCCAGTTGCTCGTGACGCTGACGGGCAATCTCGGCGACCCCGGCACCGGACTGGACCACTACGTGGGCCAGGAGAAGATCTGGTCGTTCCACGGCTGGAAGGTGCTCTCGTTCCCGACCGGAAACGTCCGCGGCGTGCCGACGACGCTGTGGACCTACTTCCACGCGGGCATCCTCGACAACACTGATCCGGACACCGCAGAGAAGATACGCGAGTCCATCGACAAGGGATGGATGCCGGTCTACCCCGAGGAGCGCGAGAACGGGAGCCGACCGGACCCGTCCACGATGTTCGTCTGGCGCGGGAACTACTTCAACCAGGCCAAGGGCAACGTCGCCCTCGAAGAACAGCTCTGGCCCAAACTCGATCTCGTCGTCGACATCAACTTCCGGATGGACTCGACGGCGATGTACTCCGACATCGTCCTGCCGGCGGCCAGCCACTACGAGAAGTACGATCTCTCGGAGACGGACATGCACACCTACGTGCACCCGTTCACGCCGGCCGTCGAACCGCTCGGCGAGGCCAAGACCGACTGGGAGATATTCCGCCTGCTCGCCGAGAAGATACAAGAGCGCGCCCAGGAACGCGGTGTCGAGCCGATCGAGGACCGCAAGTTCGACCGAACCATCGATCTCACGACCATCTACGACGACTACGTCCGCGACTGGGAGACCGGCGAGGAAGAAGGGCTCGTCGAAGACAAAGCCGCGGCGGAGTTCATCCTCGAACACTCCGAGGAGACCAACCCCGAGGGTAGCGACGAGCAGATAACCTTCGACGACATCGACGAGCAACCACAGCGGTTCCTCGAAGCCGGCGACCACTGGAGTTCGGACATCAAGGACGGCGAGGCCTACGTCCCGTGGCAGGACTACGTCCACGACAAGAACCCCTGGCCGACCTTCACCGGCCGCCAGCAGTACTACATCGACCACGACTGGTATCTCGAACTCGGCGAGGAACTCCCGACCCACAAGGAGGGGCCGGAGAACACCGGCGGGGACTACCCGCTGTCGTACAACACGCCTCACGGTCGCTGGTCCATCCACTCGACGTGGCGCGACGACCCCAAGATGCTCAGGCTCCAGCGGGGGGAGCCGGTGGTGTACATCAACCCCGAGGACGCCGAAGAACGCGGCATCGAGGACGGCGACACCGTGGAGGTGTACAACGACCTCGGCGCGGTAGAGGTGCAGGCCAAAATCTACCCCTCCAGCGAACCGGGGACCGTTCGGCACTTCTTCTCCTGGGAAAAGTTCCAGTACCCCGACCGGGACAACTTCAACACGCTCGTCCCGATGTACATGAAGCCGACGCAGTTGGTCCAGTACCCGGAAGACACCGGGGAACACCTGCACTTCTTCCCGAACTACTGGGGGCCGACCGGGGTCAACAGCGACGTGCGCGTGGACGTGCGGCCCACCGGAGGTGACACCGAATGA
- the narH gene encoding nitrate reductase subunit beta, producing the protein MSTDQQDDQGEEDTLVNVADGVDHQVAMVMDLNKCIGCQTCTIACKNLWTEDGGSEYMYWNNVETKPGEGYPRGWEDSGGGWESSEHSDRSPGEIPDEEDYGRAWEFNHEEIMYEGSDEPLRPREGAEWGPNWDEDQGAGEYPNSYYFYLPRICNHCTHPSCVEACPRSALYKRQEDGIVLVDQERCRGYRYCVEGCPYKKVYYNTVSKKSEKCIFCYPRIEGEGPDGETFAPACAEECPPQLRLVGFLDDEEGPIHKLVNEYEVALPLHPEFRTQPNVYYIPPFAPGQHTEDGETVDIDRIPRQYLRELFGDGVDEALDTIDAHRQRVRQGGDSELMELLQDKNPAKQYRLEVFEDE; encoded by the coding sequence ATGAGTACCGACCAACAGGACGACCAAGGCGAAGAGGACACGCTGGTCAACGTCGCTGACGGCGTCGACCACCAGGTCGCGATGGTGATGGACCTGAACAAGTGCATCGGCTGCCAGACGTGTACGATCGCCTGCAAGAACCTCTGGACGGAGGACGGCGGCAGCGAGTATATGTACTGGAACAACGTCGAGACCAAGCCCGGCGAGGGCTACCCGCGGGGCTGGGAGGACTCCGGGGGCGGCTGGGAGTCGAGCGAGCACTCGGACCGCTCGCCCGGCGAGATCCCCGACGAGGAGGACTACGGCCGCGCCTGGGAGTTCAACCACGAGGAGATCATGTACGAGGGCAGCGACGAGCCGCTGCGGCCCCGCGAGGGCGCGGAGTGGGGGCCCAACTGGGACGAGGACCAGGGGGCCGGCGAGTACCCCAACAGCTACTACTTTTACCTCCCTCGCATCTGCAACCACTGCACCCATCCCTCCTGTGTCGAGGCCTGCCCACGCTCGGCGCTGTACAAGCGCCAGGAGGACGGCATCGTCCTCGTCGACCAGGAGCGCTGTCGGGGCTACCGCTACTGCGTCGAGGGGTGTCCGTACAAGAAGGTGTACTACAACACTGTCTCGAAGAAATCCGAGAAGTGCATCTTCTGTTACCCCCGCATCGAAGGCGAAGGCCCCGACGGGGAGACGTTCGCCCCGGCCTGTGCCGAGGAGTGCCCGCCCCAGCTCCGGCTGGTCGGCTTCCTCGACGACGAGGAGGGACCGATCCACAAGCTCGTCAATGAGTACGAAGTGGCCCTCCCGCTCCATCCGGAGTTCCGCACGCAGCCGAACGTCTACTACATCCCGCCCTTTGCCCCCGGGCAGCACACGGAGGACGGGGAGACTGTTGACATCGACCGTATCCCACGCCAGTACCTCCGAGAGCTGTTCGGCGACGGCGTCGACGAGGCGCTGGACACTATCGACGCACACCGGCAGCGCGTCCGACAGGGTGGTGACAGCGAGCTCATGGAACTGCTTCAGGACAAGAACCCGGCCAAACAGTACCGACTGGAGGTGTTCGAAGATGAGTAG
- a CDS encoding ethylbenzene dehydrogenase-related protein yields the protein MTDHRRTLTLTAVLSALIVVSTVAAPMVSARPAHEIPVSEVSTADLAEPNADGWEEVPASDVPLASAPSSVPNADDTSVETVDVQAARTDERLYVRLEWHDATQDMNASATREFADAVAVQFPTNTSSRPPIAMGGPDNRVNVWYWSGATGTQELLAGGAGSTTAFENPTVQANASHSGTGGNATWTVVYSRQLDAPSENRTDLRTDGDLDVAFAVWNGSNGERSGQKAVSEWHYYPFSGGPQGPPYETLLWTVAGIAIVAVVGVTSFGIYRTRGAE from the coding sequence ATGACTGACCACCGACGCACGCTCACACTCACGGCGGTGCTTTCGGCGCTCATCGTCGTCTCGACGGTGGCCGCGCCGATGGTGAGCGCCCGGCCAGCACACGAAATCCCGGTTTCCGAGGTATCGACGGCCGACCTCGCCGAACCGAACGCCGACGGCTGGGAAGAAGTCCCGGCCTCGGACGTACCGCTTGCGAGCGCCCCGAGTAGCGTCCCGAACGCCGACGACACGTCCGTCGAGACAGTCGACGTGCAGGCGGCTCGCACTGATGAGCGACTGTACGTCCGGCTGGAGTGGCACGACGCGACACAGGACATGAACGCTAGCGCCACGCGTGAGTTCGCCGACGCGGTCGCGGTCCAGTTCCCGACGAACACGAGCTCCCGGCCGCCGATAGCGATGGGCGGCCCGGACAACCGGGTCAACGTCTGGTACTGGAGCGGAGCGACCGGAACCCAGGAACTGCTGGCCGGCGGCGCTGGCTCGACGACAGCGTTCGAGAACCCAACCGTGCAGGCGAACGCGAGTCACAGCGGCACTGGCGGCAACGCCACTTGGACGGTGGTCTACTCGCGCCAGCTTGACGCGCCGAGCGAGAACCGGACCGACCTGCGGACTGACGGTGATCTCGACGTGGCCTTCGCCGTCTGGAACGGCTCTAACGGCGAGCGGTCCGGCCAGAAAGCGGTCAGCGAGTGGCACTACTACCCGTTCAGCGGCGGCCCGCAGGGCCCGCCCTACGAGACGCTGCTGTGGACCGTCGCCGGCATCGCCATCGTCGCCGTCGTCGGCGTCACCAGCTTCGGCATCTACCGCACGCGGGGGGCCGAGTGA
- a CDS encoding molecular chaperone TorD family protein produces MATTPTDPMDDLDEDAAARGAVYATLAKAFEYPEESFHSAAADGTLAADLRACLDRTGLAVSVPSLTTDDDYETLAARYNDIFELGYSEYTDRTDGSLEAEGPPVPLYESKYRPDHSWNDVNLDLSRAYSHYGLEIDQDERDNHDALTYELEFAGYLARREAAVGEDAAIARLDFHDRHLGHAAAGVADRLADEPGTDIYGGFGELLEAFVRADRNDLAERLEDQR; encoded by the coding sequence ATGGCGACCACGCCAACCGACCCCATGGACGACCTCGACGAGGACGCCGCCGCCCGGGGTGCGGTGTACGCCACGCTCGCCAAGGCGTTCGAGTACCCCGAGGAGTCGTTCCACAGCGCGGCGGCCGACGGGACGCTAGCAGCCGATTTGCGAGCGTGTCTCGACCGGACGGGCCTTGCCGTGTCCGTCCCGTCGCTCACCACCGACGACGACTACGAGACGCTCGCGGCCCGCTACAATGACATCTTCGAACTCGGTTACAGCGAGTACACGGACCGGACCGACGGCTCGCTGGAGGCGGAGGGGCCGCCGGTCCCGCTGTACGAGTCCAAATACCGGCCGGACCACTCCTGGAACGACGTGAACCTCGACCTCTCGCGGGCCTACAGCCACTACGGCCTCGAAATCGACCAGGACGAGCGGGACAACCACGACGCGCTGACCTACGAGCTGGAGTTCGCGGGCTATCTGGCCCGCCGTGAAGCCGCCGTCGGCGAGGACGCCGCAATCGCTCGGCTGGACTTCCATGACCGCCACCTCGGCCACGCGGCGGCCGGCGTCGCGGACCGACTGGCCGACGAGCCCGGGACCGACATCTACGGCGGCTTCGGCGAACTGCTCGAGGCGTTCGTCCGCGCTGACCGCAACGACCTCGCGGAACGGCTGGAGGACCAGCGATGA